In the Halorussus salinus genome, GCGTACCTCCACGGAATCGGCGTTGACGCCATCGAACCCGGCGTCGGGGGTTATCCCGGCGACACTCATCTGCCCCGCGACGAGTATCTGGACGACGACGAGGCACAGAACCACCTCTTCGACCTGCTGGACGAGTACGACATGCGCATCTCGGCGCTGGCGACCCACAACAATCCGCTTCACCCCGACGACGAAACCGCTGAGCAGGCCGACACCGAGTTGCGGGAGGCCATCGAACTCGCCGACCAACTGGACGTGGACGCCGTGACCTGCTTCTCGGGGCTTCCCGCGGGGAGTCCGAACGACGAGACGCCCAACTGGATTACCGCGCCGTGGCCGGGCGAACACGCCGACGCTCACGAGTACCAGTGGGAAGAAGTCGCCATCCCGTACTGGTCGGACCTCGCGGACCACGCCGCCGACCACGGCGTGAACGTCGCCATCGAGATGCACCCGAACATGCTGGTGTACGAACCGTCGGGCATGCTCCGCCTGCGCGAGGAGACCAGCGAGCGCATCGGCGCGAACTTCGACCCCTCGCACCTCTACTGGCAGGGCATCGACGTGACCGACGCCATCCGACTGCTGGGCGAACACGACGCTATCCACCACTTCCACGCGAAGGACACCAAGGTCTACGACGCGCAGGCCCGGACGAAAGGCGTCCTCGACACCACGCCCTACGACGAGGAGGCCGACCGCTCGTGGCTGTTCCGCTCGGTGGGCTACGGCCACGGCGAGGAACACTGGAAGGACATCGTGAGTACGCTCCGGATGGTCGGCTACGACGGGGCGCTGTCCATCGAACACGAGGACTCGCTGACCAGTTCCAACGAAGGACTGGAGAAGGCCGTGAACCTCCTC is a window encoding:
- a CDS encoding sugar phosphate isomerase/epimerase family protein; translation: MDIGVHTPPLYGQSLEDAMAYLHGIGVDAIEPGVGGYPGDTHLPRDEYLDDDEAQNHLFDLLDEYDMRISALATHNNPLHPDDETAEQADTELREAIELADQLDVDAVTCFSGLPAGSPNDETPNWITAPWPGEHADAHEYQWEEVAIPYWSDLADHAADHGVNVAIEMHPNMLVYEPSGMLRLREETSERIGANFDPSHLYWQGIDVTDAIRLLGEHDAIHHFHAKDTKVYDAQARTKGVLDTTPYDEEADRSWLFRSVGYGHGEEHWKDIVSTLRMVGYDGALSIEHEDSLTSSNEGLEKAVNLLQRAVFREQPGEAYWA